GTTCATGATTTGAGGTCCTTCGTGTTACCTATCCCCGCCCTTCGCTATCTACCACGCACTCAGGATGACAACTTTAGAATTATTTAAAAATTGAAGGTATAAAATCATAGTTGCAAGACTTAGCTAAGGACTGGTATTCATAAAGCCATTCCACCCAGTGTCATCCTGAGTGAAGAGATTTTACAAGAGTATCGTTGGGTATCGCGAAGGATCTCATCGTCAGACAGAGCAGCCAGTTCATGATTTGAGGTCCTTCGTGTTAACTGTCCCCGCCCTTCGCTAATCCCCACACACTCAGGATGACAATTTTCGGGTGTTTTAAAAAAGCCTGTAAGGAATTCACCTGTAATTGCTCTAACAATCATGGGTAAATCATACTATGTATACATATTGAGCAACAATTCCAGAATGCTTTACACCGGAATGACTAATGATCTCCAGCAAAGAGTTTATCAACATAAACAAAAGCAGGTTAGCGGCTTCACCAAGAAATATAACCTTTATAAATTGGTGTATTATGCCGAAACAGACGATGTTGGATATGCTATCCGAAGAGAAAAGGAAATAAAAGGTTGGAGCCGAAAAAAGAAGAAGGAATTGATTGAAAGTATCAACCCTGAATGGAGAGACTTAGCTAAGGACTGGTATTCATAAAGCCATTCCACCCATTGTCTTCCTGTGCGAAGAGATTTCATGCAGGCATCGTTGGTTGTCGCGAAGGATCTCAATGTCTGACAGGGCAGCCGGTTCATGATTTGAGGTCCTTCGTGTTACCTATCCCCGCCCTTCGTTATCTACCACGCACTCAGGATGACAACTTTAGAATTATTTAAAAATTGAAGGTATAAAATCATAGTTGCAAGACTTAGCTAAGGACTGGTATTCATAAAGCCATTCCACCCATTGTCATCCTGAGCGAAGAGATTTTACAAGGGTATCGTTGGGTATCGCGAAGGATCTCATCGTCAGACAGGGCAGTCGGTTCATGATTTGAGGTCCTTCGTGTTACCTATCCCCGCCATTCGCTATCTACCACGCACTCAGGATGACAATATGTGGTAGCTTAAATTGTAGTTCACCTAATTCATCATCAGACATCAATCAAATCTTTAAAAAGACAGCATAACACTTTCTTAACATTACGGAATGAATTTAGCTCTAACTTTCTTTTAGAAAGTTCGTGTAAGTACCTCACTCAAATTCAGACTATTCAAACTTCATGTACCGCAAACTCTTACTGGTTCTCTTCATAACATTCGGGGGCATTTCATGGGTGGCAGCTCAACAATCAGCTTCACTCAATGGATACATCACTGATTCTCAAACCGGGGAAACACTCATCAGTGCCAATATTGGTTTCCAGGAAATCAATAAAGGAACGGCCTCCAACACGCTGGGCTACTATTCTCTGCCAAACCTGCAGCCGGGTACCTACACCCTTTTTTGCAGCTATGTTGGGTACAAACCATTCCGGCGGGAGATCACGCTTGAGCCTGGTCAGAATATGCGACTGGATGTAGAACTGGTACCCGAAAGTGTGGAATTGGAGGAAATTATAGTACGCTCCAGCCGTGAGGAAGAAGAACAGAAGAATATCGGAACCGTACAGGTTGATGCGAAGATGATTCAGGAATTGCCGTCTGTTTTTGAGGCCGATGTATTTCGGTCCATACAGTTACTGCCGGGTGTGAAAGCTGCTTCGGATTTCTCAAGCGGGTTGTATATCCGCGGGGGAAGCCCCGACCAAACCCTGATCCTGCTCGACCGGACTACCGTGTATAATCCCAGTCACTTTTTTGGATTTTTCTCCACCTTTAACCCCGATGCCATCAAAGATGTGAGGCTATATAAAGGTGGTTACCCGGCTGAATATGGCGGACGGCTGGGTTCGGTACTCACCATTTATAACAAAGACGGAAACCGGAATGAGATGGACGGTACGGCTACCATCGGGATGCTGGCTTCCCGGGCTTCTGTCGAAGGTCCGTACAGCAAAGGCTCCTGGATGTTTTCAGCGCGGCGCTCTACCCTTGAACCGCTGCTGGCAGGATTACGCCAAACCACCGATAACGTGCCGAGTCAGTTTTATTTCTACGATTTTAACGGCAAGGTAAACTACGATGCTACCCAGAACGATAAACTGTCCCTCGCTTTCTATGCCGGGCAGGATCGGGTTACTTTTCCTTTTGCTGATGACGCCGAATTTGCCCTGAATTATGGAAACCAAACCCTGAGCGGTAACTGGACACATATTTTTTCTGAAAAACTGTTTTCCAACTTTGTACTCACCGGCTCCCGTTATTTCAACTTTCCGGGCTTTGATTTCGGCGGAACCAAGTTCACCCGTTCCAACAATATTTATGATTTCTCGCTTAAAGCGGATCTCGAATATCTGCCGGGCAATAATCACACCATTGAAACCGGAATCTGGTCGGGAATCTTCACCTTTAAGCTGCAGGATACCTTTGACGGTCAGGACACGTTCGCCAGCCGCATCCAAAATCAATACGCTTCTTTTTATGTGCAGGATGAATGGCGACCCAACGATCAGTGGATTTTCACTCCCGGAGTTCGCATGAACTATTTCTCGGACGGAGATTTTGTACGGATTGAACCGCGTTTTTCTATGGAGTACCGACCCACCGACCGGATTCGCCTTCAGGCTGCCTATGGCCGGTATAACCAATTCCTGACTCTCGTCACCAACGAAGCCTTTTCCGGCTTTGATGTATGGCTGACCTCAGCCGAAGGCGTCTCTCCTGCTTACGGTGATCAGTTTGTGATTGGAGCCAAAACGATTCCTTTCGAAGACTATGGACTCGACATCGAGATTTATTACCGAACCATGGAAGATCTATTCGAACTGGATCCGTTCATTCCGGATGTGGCCGGACTGTTGTATGAGGATTTATTCCGTGTAGGTGATGGCAGTGCCTATGGAGTAGAAGTATTCTTTGAAAAAAGAGCAGGTGATTTTACCGGGTTCATCGGCTATACGCTGGGCTATACCTGGCGACGATTCCCCGGCTACAATGCCGAGATCACCGATCAGGGACAAACAGCCCGTTTTTATCCACCTAAATACGATCGCCGGCATGATATCAACCTGGTGGGAAATTACCAGTTCAACGACCGCTGGAAAATGACGGCCTCTTTTAATTTTGCAACGGGACAGTCGTATACACAGGTGCTGGGCCGTTACATTCAGCTTGACCTGCCCTGGACCAACGACGACCGAAATACCTTTACCGTTGGAAGGGTGAATGCATCCCGCTTGCCAAGTTACCACCGGATGGATCTTTCGTTCGCACGCTCAGGTAAATTCTTTAACCTGGGTGACTCAGAACTTCAGCTTCAGATTATCAACGTGTACTCCCGACGGAATGTCTGGTTCTACAGCTTCGACTTTGACGAAAACCCTGTGGAACGCAATCCGGTTAACCTGTTGCCCATTTTGCCATCAATTTCATATACCGTCAATTTTTAAGAACATGAAGAAACTAACCTTATTCGCTTTATCCATTACCGCATTCATTGCTTCCTGTGATGTATATCCTCAGGATGATTATGAAGAATATTATGTGGTGGAATCGTACCTGGTTGCCAACCGCCAGCTTCCGCAGGTACGCCTTTCAACTACCGTTCCGGCTAATGAGTTTTATGATTTTGAAGACGCCGCTATCAACGATGCCATTGTTGAAGTCCGCTTGCTCCAAACCGGCCCGGAAAGCAGTGTTGAGCAATCCTTTACGTATTCCATTTCAGAACCTGGCATTTACCAGGCTGACCAGAATCATGCCGTTCTGCCGGAGAGAACTTATCAGCTGCATATTTCTTTCCCCGGCTCCGATGATATTTTAACAGCACATACCATCATCCCCGGTAGCTTTGAAATCCTTGATGGGGTTTCAGAATCGGTGGTCTACCAGTCATCTCAGCAGCTTGAGATCACCCTGAGTGAGAGTTCCTACCCCGGCAGGCAGAATATCTTTGTATTCAACGCCATCAGTTTTGATCCAAATGCGGAAGACCTCACTCCTCTTTATGCTGATTTATTAACAGATAGTGACAACCCGGAAGAAGATTTAATGCTGCTTTCTAATAACAGCTCCGGCATTATCAACTCGGCTAACTTTGAAAATAACCCTGATGGATCGGTGACCATTAAGTATCCGTGGATTGGAATCGCCTTTTATGGCACAAATGATATTGTGGCGAATACTTTAGACGATAATGTCTATGACTTTGTACGGTCTCAACAAGTTCAATTGGGAGGCTCTACCCTATCACCCGGTGAAATTCAAAACGTGATTTATCATGTACAGGGTGGAATAGGCATATTCGGGTCTATTGCTTCTGATACGGTAAGAACAAACGTGGAGCGAAATCCTAATTTGTAACGTTTAAAGGATAACCCGATTTACTTCATCCCGAAACTTGCAGGGCAAAGAACAAAACTGTGATTAAGACCTTCAATGTGCTATATTTTATTCACTCTGCCGCGCTGCAATGTCTAATTTGTGATTAAACAGTTTATGCGATCGACTATCATTTACATTTTACTACCCCTTCTGGCCTTTACAGGCAGCCCATTGGTACTAGCACAAACTTCCGGTGAATTTGAAATTGCCCGTGCAAAATATCGTGGGGGCGGTGACTGGTATAATGACCCATCGGCTCTGGAAAACCTGATTTCCTTCACAAAGAGTAATGTACCTATCCAAATTGCAAATTCTTACACCGATGTATCTTTGGGAAGCGCAGATCTCCATTCCTATCCATTTGTATTCTTAACCGGACATGGAAATATTGCACTGACATCCACTGAGGCCCGAAACGTTCGTGAGTATCTGCAAAATGGTGGTTTCTTGTACATTGATGACGACTACGGACTGGATGAATATATCCGTCCGGCCATGAAAGAAGTGTTTCCTGACGAAGAGTTTATCGAGATACCCTTTAATCATCCCATCTACGATCAGGTATATACCTTTGAAAATGGATTACCTAAAATCCATGAACACGATGGCAAACCCCCAAAAGGATTTGGGATTTTTCATGAAGGACGGCTCGTTGTCTTTTTCAGTGTTGAATCAAATCTCGGGGATGGATGGACGGATGCTGAAGTTCACAATACCCCGCAATCGCTCCGACAGAAGGCTTTGCAAATGGGCGCAAATATTTTAGTATATGCATTGACCTCTAACTAATACTTTCAATCATGAAAACGATTGTTCCATATCTATTTTTTCGGGGAAACTGCGAAGAAGCCATGAACTACTACAAAGATTGTCTGGGTGGTGAAATTACCGTACTCCAGCGCTTTGGAGATACCGAGATGCCCGTCGACGACGATCACAAAGAAAAGATCATGCACGGAGAACTAAAAGCAGACGGAATTCATATGATGTTTTCAGACGGAGCTCCGCATAAAGACATTGCTGTGGGCGACAATGTACAGCTGAACATCAATGTGCAAACAGAGGAAGAGCAGGACCGGCTTTTCGAGCTTCTTTCTGAGGGCGGCGAAGTTACCATGCCTCTGGAGAAAACCTTTTGGGGAGCACGCTACGGAATGCTGAAAGACAAATTTGGTATCCGCTGGATGCTCAATTGTGAACTTGAGGGATGATTTATTGAGTTGTCATCTCGCGGTGAATGCCCGAGATCCGGATGTATGAAAGGATAACCGGATTCCTGCCTGCGCAGGAATGACCTGACCTTATCACCTCACCAACCCTCACTTCTCCCCCTTCATCTTATACTGGAATACCTTGTCGTTTACCTGGTTATCCACATTCGAGTCCGGGTCGGGATACAGATCGTCAGGGTCGGTGGTTTCCCGGCGGGTAAGTTTTGATTTGATGTCCTTTTGCCGCTCCATCAGTTCCAGCTTTTCATCGCCTTTAGCTGATGCAATTTTATCAGCGAGCTCATTTTGTTTATGGCGATAAAAGTTAATCTGAGCAGCCCGGATCGAACTTTTTGCAGTTTTATAGGGATTTTTATCTTTCTCGTACTTTAATCCTACTTTTTCTTCATGGCGGTCGCTGGCGGTATGCTGTTCCAATAACACATCTCCCACCAATCGTGGAAATGGATCATCCAGTCCTGAATAAGCGTTCACCGAAATCTCTTTTTCTTCTTTATACCGCTCGATAATATGCTCATAGAACATTTGAAGCTCATCGTCTTCAAAAAGCCTGGAATTCGTAAAAGAACAAATATATTCCACCATGCTTCGGCCATAGATAATCATCAGCCTGATCAATTCTTTTTCGAAATGAGGCTTCTTCCTTGAGGCAGATGCCGCAGCAGTCCGAGTTCCGGGATGAGGCGGTTCTTCATTACCAGAAGACGGCAACTCACCCTCGTTCTGCTGTTGAACACGCTGCCGGGCTTCTTCTCGCCGTTGCGATCTTTTCTCTTCCCAGCGTTTGTCGTTCATTACCCGTTCCAGCTGTTCGTATAAATCGCTTTCCTTCACCTTCTGGAACTTCTGCATCTTCTGGTGCAGATACTGCACATATACCTGTCGCTGAATAGAATCTTTGATGTTGGCAATTGACTCCAGAATCTCTGTAATAACTTTAGGTGTTTCGGTAGGTTTTTCCAGCCGGCCTTCTTCTCCAGCCTTCAGCAGCAGAAAATCTACAAAATCCCCCGCTTCCTCTTTCTTAAGCTCTTCAAACGATTCTTTCCCAAACTGTTTCACAAACGAATCCGGGTCCTGATTCTCGGGAAGCTCAAGCAGTTGCACTTCCATTCCCTCAGCCAGCGCAATATTGATCCCGCGCTTCATCGCTGTTTGTCCAGCCGCGTCGGAGTCATAAATCATAACAATACGCTCGCCATAACGATGCAATATCTTCATTTGTCCGGAAGTGAGCGAGGTTCCGCTGCTGGCCACCACATTTTTAATACCGTGCTCATTAAGAGTAATCACATCCGTATACCCTTCCACCAAAATAACTTCCTTGTGCTTACGGATTTCATTCTTGGCAAAATTCACCCCATATACCACTTCACTTTTGTTATACACTTTGGTTTGAGATGAATTGATGTATTTGGCCGTTTTCTCATTCCCAAGTACCCTTCCTGCAAAAGCAATCACTTTTCCGGTCGGATTAAAAATGGGAAACATCAGCCTTCCCCGAAAAGTATCATAAAAGCCACTCCCGCGATTACTTGGTTTGATGAGATCTGCTTCAACCAAATATTTTTCGTCTATTCCGGCGTTTTGAGCTGCTTTCCATAGTTCTTCTCCTCCTGATGGAGAAAACCCAAGCCCGAACTTTTTATACACCTGGCGATTATATCCCCGGTTCTCCAGGTATTTGACCGCTTTTTCGGCTTCCGGGTTCTCGATCAGGTTTCGATAATAAAATACACCGGCAAACTTAAGCGCATGATAGATCCCTTCCCGAAGTTGCATGTTTTCGCTGGGTTCATCATTGTCTTCTTCAGGAATGAAGACTCCGTACCGTTCTCCAAGCTGACGGACCGCTTCATTAAAGCCCACTCCCTCCTGATCCATCACAAATTTGAATACATCACCAGACTCCCCGCAACCAAAGCATTTAAAAATTTCCAGGCGCGGGGTAACATTAAAGGAAGGAGTCTTTTCATCATGATAAGGACAAAGGCCAACGAAACCACTGCCCGACCGCTTCAGCTTCACATAGTCTGAAACGACCTCCACGATATCTGCGGCAGCACGTACTTCTTCTTTTTTTTCGTCACTTATCATAGCCAATGATGAGCATTTTCACGCTGTAAATAAAGTGAAAATGTGTATTCCTTTGAGAAAGTTTAATCGGTTGGAATTTAACTGTAGTAAAACTTATTTGATACTTAATAATACCGGCCCAATTCCTTTTTCTTTCCATGTAAGTGGATAAAATAAAGCGTTGGCGTAGTCTGTTACTATCACGTACATTTAGAGCGTATTAAGGTTAAATATCATCTACTACAAATTTTTTTATGAAAAGCAGGTTCTCTATAGCTTTTTTTGTCTTAATTGGATTTTTGCTGCTGAATACTACAGTGACTTCTGCCCAAAGTTTATCCGAATTTCTATTTGGACAAACAGTTAAAAATTTTCCCGAAAAAAAACTCGATAAAAGTTCGAAGGAGTATCTAGACTCACTGATTGTTAACACCTCCCTTGAAGAGAAAATCGGACAACTGTTTTTTATTCCGGCAGAAGGTGAGTTCACAAACCGGGACGACCGTAGCTTCAAACAGCTCGAAGAAATGGTTCAGAAGCACCATGTAGGTGGAATCATTTTCATGCATGGTGATATTTACGGGCAGGCTATCATGACCAACAAACTGCAGCGTATGGCTAAGTTCCCCCTCTGGATTTCACAGGATATGGAATATGGTGCGGCTATGCGGGTGTCTGGTACTACACGATTTACACCGGCTATGGGAGTTGCTGCGAGTGGTGACAAACGCAACGCTTTCATGATAGGTAAAATCACGGCTATTGAAGCAAAAGCGTTAGGAGTTCACCAGATTTACGCGCCCGTTTTAGATGTAAACAACAATCCAGACAACCCGGTCATCAATGTGCGATCTTTTTCCGGCGACCCTCAGATTGTATCTGATTTTGGCACGGCCTTTATGCAGGGTGTACAAAGCGAAGGAATGGTGGCTACTGCCAAGCACTTTCCCGGACATGGGGATACCGATGTAGATTCTCACAGTGACCTCCCCGTGGTAGATTATGACTACAACCGCCTGGATTCTCTCGAGCTCATTCCATTTCGCGCAGCTATAGACGGAGGCATTCAGAGTGTGATGAGTGCCCATATTGCCTTTCCGAATCTGAATACCAACGAGTTCCTGCCCGGCACTCTCGATTCCGTTATACTGGGAAGCATCCTTACTGATTCCCTGAAATTTGACGGTATGGTTGTTACCGATGGGCTTGAAATGAAAGGCATCACCTCCAAATACTCTCCGGGCCGGGCTGCTGTACGGGCTCTGAATGCGGGTGCAGACATCATGCTCATTAGTCCGGATGTTTTCACAGCTATCAATGAAGTACAGAAAGCGGTTGAGAAAGGCGAAATCACCGAAGAACGCATTAATAAATCCTTTGCCAAACTCATGCTTTGGAAACAACAGTATGGGCTTTTTGATGGTGAAAACCAGGTGGAAATCGATGAACTTGACACAAAAATAAATACGGCTTTTCATGAAGCTGAAGCACGCCGTATTGCCCGGGAATCAGTAACACTGCTCAAAAATGAAAAGAACCTCCTGCCTCTGCTGCCCTCAAAATACCCGGAAATTATGGTGGTTTCTGTAGCTGACGACCGCTCAGGCCGCACCGGTTCAGACTTTGTGAGAGAACTAAGAGATTATCATCCTGATGTTTCTTTTCATATCTATGATGAAAGAACAAGCGAGGTCGATAAAAGAAGGATACTGAATAAAGCAGATGACGTTGACCTGATTATCATCGGTTCTTTTTTGCATCTGAAAAATGGCCAGACCGTTCACTTGAATTCAGAGCAACAATACTTTTTAGATAACCTGATCAAAAGCAGAAAACCAACGCTGCTGGTCTCATTCGGAAATCCTTATGTGCTTTCAGATTTAAGTAATACGGACGCTCACGTACTGGGCTGGCATAATTCTTCTCATCAGGTGCACGGAGTAGTCCCCGCCCTTTTCGGCGCCAGCAAGATTAGCGCAAAACTCCCTATCGAAATTCCCGGACTTTACTCATTGGGAACAGGTTTGGAAATGGATCATTCTACGCTTCGATTTGGGGAACCGGAAGAGGTGAATTTAGACCATGAAAAGCTATTTGAAGTCGACAGGATTATTAATAATGCCATCAAAGACTCCGTATTTCCGGGAGCAGTAGTTGGGATCGTTAAAGATGGCGTTCTGGCTTATAACCGCGGATATGGGTATCAGGACTATGCTAAAACGGAGGCGGTAAGAGATACAGATGTATACGACCTGGCATCCATCACAAAAGTAATGGCAACCACTACAGCTGCCATGAAATTAGTGGACCGCGGAGAACTGAAACTGGATGACCCGGTAGCTAAATACATCAAAGAATTTAAAACCCCTGAAAAGAAAGAAATAACCATTCGGGATCTGCTGCTTCACCAAAGCGGGCTCCCAGCCTTCCGCGTTTATGTTGATTCGCTCAAATCAAGAGGTCAGATTGTAGAGGCCATAAAGAACGAACCCCTGATTTATGAAACCGGAACTCAATATATCTACAGTGATCTTGGAATGATTCTTTTAGGTGAAATTATTCATGAAATAAGTGGCCTCCGGCTTGACCGCTTTATGAGAAATGAATTCTATTTCCCGCTGAATATGTACAGTACTTTTTTCAATCCTCATAGAAACAGCAGCTGGCTGGTTTCCAGGATTGCTCCAACCGAAATCGATACCGTCTTTGACCGTGGTGTTGTAAAAGCCCGGGCTCATGACGAACGTGCCTACTTTATGGACGGGGTAGCAGGACACGCAGGCTTATTCTCCTCTGCAATCGATATGGCTAAATTTAGTACCATGCTGCTAAACGGGGGCGTCTACTCAGGCAAGCAGTACTTAAAACCCGAAACAATTCAACTTTTCACCAGTAAGCAATCCGAATTAAATGAACGAGGGCTTGGCTTCGACAGGAAAAGTCCCTCCGGTTTCTCTACTGCAGGGCAATTAGCCAGTGAAAATGCCTTTGGACATACCGGGTTTACAGGTACCAGTATTTGGATTGACCCTGACAAGAATATGGCCGTTATTCTATTAACCAACCGTACTTATCCATATCGATCGTATGGAAAAAGAATCAGTGAAATAAGGGCCAAAGTTGCAGATGCAGCTTATTCCGCAATAACTAATTGATATGAGCTGGAAGCTACTTTACGAATATGTATACGTGCCGTATTCACAGAATAAAAGTGCGTGCGTTGTAGAAAGCAAAACAGGCAGATTTTATGCCGGAGTCAGAATTGAGAATATTTCCTACCCTCTTACTATTCCGGCCGTTCAGGCAGCTTGTGCAATCTGTTTGAGTGAAGGTGAAGTTCCCGCTAAAATTTATGTAGATGATTCAGATTCAGAGCAACTGGATTATTGGGCTAAAGAATTTGAGCTGGAAATCATAGAAACGGAGAATCCCCCGCTCGATAAGCTGGAAGATCTGTTTCATAACTCTGATATAGAATCAGATCCATTGCCAAAATTGAAAGCATTGCTGGATAAGGCAGTCATCCCCAACTCTGATTTCCCGGTATCCGCGCTACTATTTACAAAAGATGGATATTTTGAGGGCGTGAACGTGGAGGTTAGCGAATGGACACACGGCATCTGTGCCGAGCGCGTTGCCCTTGCCAAAGCCTTTGCAGCTGGTAAAACCGAATTCACCCGTATGGAAATACATACCAAAAAAGGTGAGATAAGCAGTCCGTGTGGCGCATGCAGGCAAGTTATATCTGAGTTGTTGCCATATCATGAACTAAAACTCCACCATGCTGATGGAACCCTTTCAGAGCATCTTTCCATAGATTTGCTGCCCTTTAGTTTTAAATCTTCTGCTCTGAAAAAATAAGCGGTGATTTTAAATGGAATTCATGTGAAATTGGTTCGTCATCAATAACCAGAAAGACTAATTTTAAGTCCACTAAAAATCTATACCACTTATGCCGATTAACTTTATTGCGGTACTTGATCACCAACATTTGGAAAACTCCATTTTTCTCACCGCTTTTGCAAAGTCATTAGCCCGGCTTGGTGATCGCAAAGGACTCGTA
The genomic region above belongs to Gracilimonas sp. and contains:
- a CDS encoding GIY-YIG nuclease family protein; the encoded protein is MGKSYYVYILSNNSRMLYTGMTNDLQQRVYQHKQKQVSGFTKKYNLYKLVYYAETDDVGYAIRREKEIKGWSRKKKKELIESINPEWRDLAKDWYS
- a CDS encoding TonB-dependent receptor, whose protein sequence is MYRKLLLVLFITFGGISWVAAQQSASLNGYITDSQTGETLISANIGFQEINKGTASNTLGYYSLPNLQPGTYTLFCSYVGYKPFRREITLEPGQNMRLDVELVPESVELEEIIVRSSREEEEQKNIGTVQVDAKMIQELPSVFEADVFRSIQLLPGVKAASDFSSGLYIRGGSPDQTLILLDRTTVYNPSHFFGFFSTFNPDAIKDVRLYKGGYPAEYGGRLGSVLTIYNKDGNRNEMDGTATIGMLASRASVEGPYSKGSWMFSARRSTLEPLLAGLRQTTDNVPSQFYFYDFNGKVNYDATQNDKLSLAFYAGQDRVTFPFADDAEFALNYGNQTLSGNWTHIFSEKLFSNFVLTGSRYFNFPGFDFGGTKFTRSNNIYDFSLKADLEYLPGNNHTIETGIWSGIFTFKLQDTFDGQDTFASRIQNQYASFYVQDEWRPNDQWIFTPGVRMNYFSDGDFVRIEPRFSMEYRPTDRIRLQAAYGRYNQFLTLVTNEAFSGFDVWLTSAEGVSPAYGDQFVIGAKTIPFEDYGLDIEIYYRTMEDLFELDPFIPDVAGLLYEDLFRVGDGSAYGVEVFFEKRAGDFTGFIGYTLGYTWRRFPGYNAEITDQGQTARFYPPKYDRRHDINLVGNYQFNDRWKMTASFNFATGQSYTQVLGRYIQLDLPWTNDDRNTFTVGRVNASRLPSYHRMDLSFARSGKFFNLGDSELQLQIINVYSRRNVWFYSFDFDENPVERNPVNLLPILPSISYTVNF
- a CDS encoding DUF4249 family protein, with product MKKLTLFALSITAFIASCDVYPQDDYEEYYVVESYLVANRQLPQVRLSTTVPANEFYDFEDAAINDAIVEVRLLQTGPESSVEQSFTYSISEPGIYQADQNHAVLPERTYQLHISFPGSDDILTAHTIIPGSFEILDGVSESVVYQSSQQLEITLSESSYPGRQNIFVFNAISFDPNAEDLTPLYADLLTDSDNPEEDLMLLSNNSSGIINSANFENNPDGSVTIKYPWIGIAFYGTNDIVANTLDDNVYDFVRSQQVQLGGSTLSPGEIQNVIYHVQGGIGIFGSIASDTVRTNVERNPNL
- a CDS encoding DUF4159 domain-containing protein — translated: MRSTIIYILLPLLAFTGSPLVLAQTSGEFEIARAKYRGGGDWYNDPSALENLISFTKSNVPIQIANSYTDVSLGSADLHSYPFVFLTGHGNIALTSTEARNVREYLQNGGFLYIDDDYGLDEYIRPAMKEVFPDEEFIEIPFNHPIYDQVYTFENGLPKIHEHDGKPPKGFGIFHEGRLVVFFSVESNLGDGWTDAEVHNTPQSLRQKALQMGANILVYALTSN
- a CDS encoding VOC family protein produces the protein MKTIVPYLFFRGNCEEAMNYYKDCLGGEITVLQRFGDTEMPVDDDHKEKIMHGELKADGIHMMFSDGAPHKDIAVGDNVQLNINVQTEEEQDRLFELLSEGGEVTMPLEKTFWGARYGMLKDKFGIRWMLNCELEG
- the dnaG gene encoding DNA primase yields the protein MISDEKKEEVRAAADIVEVVSDYVKLKRSGSGFVGLCPYHDEKTPSFNVTPRLEIFKCFGCGESGDVFKFVMDQEGVGFNEAVRQLGERYGVFIPEEDNDEPSENMQLREGIYHALKFAGVFYYRNLIENPEAEKAVKYLENRGYNRQVYKKFGLGFSPSGGEELWKAAQNAGIDEKYLVEADLIKPSNRGSGFYDTFRGRLMFPIFNPTGKVIAFAGRVLGNEKTAKYINSSQTKVYNKSEVVYGVNFAKNEIRKHKEVILVEGYTDVITLNEHGIKNVVASSGTSLTSGQMKILHRYGERIVMIYDSDAAGQTAMKRGINIALAEGMEVQLLELPENQDPDSFVKQFGKESFEELKKEEAGDFVDFLLLKAGEEGRLEKPTETPKVITEILESIANIKDSIQRQVYVQYLHQKMQKFQKVKESDLYEQLERVMNDKRWEEKRSQRREEARQRVQQQNEGELPSSGNEEPPHPGTRTAAASASRKKPHFEKELIRLMIIYGRSMVEYICSFTNSRLFEDDELQMFYEHIIERYKEEKEISVNAYSGLDDPFPRLVGDVLLEQHTASDRHEEKVGLKYEKDKNPYKTAKSSIRAAQINFYRHKQNELADKIASAKGDEKLELMERQKDIKSKLTRRETTDPDDLYPDPDSNVDNQVNDKVFQYKMKGEK
- a CDS encoding glycoside hydrolase family 3 N-terminal domain-containing protein — its product is MKSRFSIAFFVLIGFLLLNTTVTSAQSLSEFLFGQTVKNFPEKKLDKSSKEYLDSLIVNTSLEEKIGQLFFIPAEGEFTNRDDRSFKQLEEMVQKHHVGGIIFMHGDIYGQAIMTNKLQRMAKFPLWISQDMEYGAAMRVSGTTRFTPAMGVAASGDKRNAFMIGKITAIEAKALGVHQIYAPVLDVNNNPDNPVINVRSFSGDPQIVSDFGTAFMQGVQSEGMVATAKHFPGHGDTDVDSHSDLPVVDYDYNRLDSLELIPFRAAIDGGIQSVMSAHIAFPNLNTNEFLPGTLDSVILGSILTDSLKFDGMVVTDGLEMKGITSKYSPGRAAVRALNAGADIMLISPDVFTAINEVQKAVEKGEITEERINKSFAKLMLWKQQYGLFDGENQVEIDELDTKINTAFHEAEARRIARESVTLLKNEKNLLPLLPSKYPEIMVVSVADDRSGRTGSDFVRELRDYHPDVSFHIYDERTSEVDKRRILNKADDVDLIIIGSFLHLKNGQTVHLNSEQQYFLDNLIKSRKPTLLVSFGNPYVLSDLSNTDAHVLGWHNSSHQVHGVVPALFGASKISAKLPIEIPGLYSLGTGLEMDHSTLRFGEPEEVNLDHEKLFEVDRIINNAIKDSVFPGAVVGIVKDGVLAYNRGYGYQDYAKTEAVRDTDVYDLASITKVMATTTAAMKLVDRGELKLDDPVAKYIKEFKTPEKKEITIRDLLLHQSGLPAFRVYVDSLKSRGQIVEAIKNEPLIYETGTQYIYSDLGMILLGEIIHEISGLRLDRFMRNEFYFPLNMYSTFFNPHRNSSWLVSRIAPTEIDTVFDRGVVKARAHDERAYFMDGVAGHAGLFSSAIDMAKFSTMLLNGGVYSGKQYLKPETIQLFTSKQSELNERGLGFDRKSPSGFSTAGQLASENAFGHTGFTGTSIWIDPDKNMAVILLTNRTYPYRSYGKRISEIRAKVADAAYSAITN
- a CDS encoding cytidine deaminase — translated: MSWKLLYEYVYVPYSQNKSACVVESKTGRFYAGVRIENISYPLTIPAVQAACAICLSEGEVPAKIYVDDSDSEQLDYWAKEFELEIIETENPPLDKLEDLFHNSDIESDPLPKLKALLDKAVIPNSDFPVSALLFTKDGYFEGVNVEVSEWTHGICAERVALAKAFAAGKTEFTRMEIHTKKGEISSPCGACRQVISELLPYHELKLHHADGTLSEHLSIDLLPFSFKSSALKK